A single Phoenix dactylifera cultivar Barhee BC4 chromosome 1, palm_55x_up_171113_PBpolish2nd_filt_p, whole genome shotgun sequence DNA region contains:
- the LOC103712763 gene encoding nudix hydrolase 2-like — translation MLGSRVALLCFKSIARCLPVSRSRLKSLRPSRFAISRGFASRTTSQLKKMSMSISTSPSPVAAPELTDQREEVELLPAVNDYYGGVIVEMKAPMDSGAFASSLRSSISIWRKQGIKGVWIKLPINLANLVQPAVEEGFWYHHAEPSYLMLVYWIPDTKHTIPANASHRVGVGGFVMNDKREVLVVQENSGRFHGSGVWKFPTGVVDQGEDIYAAAIREVKEETGIDTEFVEILAFRQSHMSFFEKSDLFFVCMLRPLSSDIQKQESEIEAAQWMPIEEYAAQPFFQKYDMLKYINDVSLAKVERGYAGFSPVCIKSGFSHAQNYLYLNSKDLSQPSRPGNMSESN, via the exons ATGCTGGGGTCTCGGGTGGCCTTGCTCTGCTTCAAGTCCATCGCCCGGTGCCTCCCCGTGAGTCGAAGCCGTCTCAAATCCCTCCGGCCATCCCGTTTTGCCATTTCTCGag GTTTTGCAAGTAGAACTACAAGTCAGCTGAAGAAGATGTCCATGTCTATCTCAACCAGTCCGTCACCAGTTGCGGCTCCAGAGTTGACTGATCAAAGAGAGGAAGTTGAATTGCTACCTGCTGTCAATGACTACTATGGAGGTGTTATTGTTGAAATGAAGGCACCCATGGATTCTGGTGCTTTTGCTTCTTCATTAAGATCATCTATATCAATTTGGAGGAAGCAG GGAATAAAGGGTGTTTGGATAAAGTTGCCCATCAATCTCGCAAATCTTGTTCAACCTGCTGTTGAG GAGGGATTTTGGTACCACCATGCAGAGCCAAGTTACTTGATGCTTGTGTATTGGATTCCTGATACCAAACATACAATTCCTGCAAATGCCTCTCACAGAGTAGGTGTTGGTGGTTTTGTTATGAATGATAAGAGAGAG GTATTGGTGGTCCAAGAAAATAGTGGCAGATTTCATGGCTCAGGTGTTTGGAAGTTTCCTACAGGAGTAGTTGACCAA GGTGAAGACATTTATGCTGCAGCCATAAGGGAAGTAAAAGAAGAGACAGGA ATTGACACCGAGTTTGTTGAAATACTTGCATTCAG GCAGAGCCACATGTCATTCTTTGAGAAGTCAGATTTATTCTTTGTATGCATGTTACGCCCCCTCTCCTCTGACATTCAGAAGCAAGAATCAGAAATTGAGGCAGCGCAG TGGATGCCTATTGAGGAATATGCTGCACAACCTTTTTTCCAGAAATATGATATGTTAAAGTATATCAATGATGTTAGCCTTGCAAAAGTTGAAAGGGGTTATGCTGGATTTTCACCGGTTTGCATAAAATCAGGATTCTCTCATGCACAAAACTATCTTTATTTAAACAGCAAAGACCTGAGCCAGCCATCAAGACCTGGTAATATGTCTGAAAGCAACTGA
- the LOC103712764 gene encoding uncharacterized protein At4g37920 isoform X1: MSRCAFRLNPSSFAPFAPRRAMADASILALEAPIAKLMSFALLHPIFSHSPPLLILSVKPSFSTPSISSSSCSSSRRGRTQQSSRSFLLPNCVASNTGIVNMEEAEAEVAEGYTMTQFCDKMIEYFMHEKPQTKDWRKLLVFRDDWKKYKESFFGRCQVRAETEEDPVMKQKLVGLARKMKKIDDEIEDHMELLKEIQESPLDINAVVARRRRDFTREFFHHLNVLSDSFDSLEDRDAMARLGAKCLSAVRAYDNALEQLETLDAAQSKFDDILNSPSLDEACEKIKSLAKAKELDSSLILLINRAWAAAKESTTMKNEVKEIMRHIYKETNRSLKSIAAPDIKLLKHLLNITDPEERFSALATAFSPGDEHEAKDVDALYTTPKELHKWIKIMLDAYHLNKEETDLMEARRMSDPVVIQRLFILKETIEEEYMKRHSQTEEDRESKE, from the exons ATGTCTCGTTGCGCGTTTCGCCTGAATCCATCCTCTTTTGCTCCCTTCGCCCCGAGAAGAGCAATGGCTGATGCCAGCATCCTGGCTCTCGAAGCACCCATCGCCAAACTCATGTCCTTTGCTCTCCTTCACCCTATCTTTTCTCACTCACCTCCTCTCCTCATCCTCTCCGTCAAACCCTCGTTCTCTACTCCCAGTATCAGTAGTAGTAGTTGTAGCAGTAGTAGAAGAGGAAGAACCCAGCAGAGCTCTcgctcctttcttcttccaa ATTGTGTGGCAAGCAATACTGGCATTGTCAATATGGAGGAAGCTGAAGCTGAAGTTGCGGAAGGATACACGATGACTCAATTCTGTGACAAAATGATTGAGTACTTCATGCATGAAAAACCCCAAacaaaggattggaggaagctCTTGGTGTTCAGAGATGATTGGAAGAAGTACAAAGAGAGCTTCTTTGGTCGGTGTCAAGTACGTGCAGAAACTGAGGAAGATCCAGTGATGAAACAAAAGCTGGTTGGTCTTGCCAGAAAAATGAAGAAG ATAGATGATGAAATAgaagatcatatggaacttctGAAAGAGATACAAGAGAGCCCGCTAGATATTAATGCTGTTGTTGCAAGAAGGCGGAGGGACTTCACTCGAGAATTTTTCCATCACCTTAATGTACTTTCAGACAGTTTTGACAGCCTGGAGGATCGAGATG CAATGGCTAGGCTTGGAGCTAAATGTTTGTCTGCAGTCCGTGCATATGACAATGCATTGGAGCAGCTAGAGACATTGGATGCTGCTCAGTCAAAGTTTGATGATATATTGAATTCCCCTTCATTAGATGAGGCATGTGAAAAGATAAAGAGCTTAGCTAAGGCAAAGGAACTTGATTCATCACTGATTCTTCTGATCAACAGAGCTTGGGCAGCAGCAAAAGAATCTACAACCATGAAAAACGAG GTTAAAGAAATAATGCGTCATATTTATAAAGAGACAAATAGAAGTCTTAAAAGCATTGCAGCACCAGACATAAAGCTTCTCAAGCACCTGTTGAACATCACAGATCCTGAAGAGCGATTTTCAGCGCTAGCTACTGCTTTCTCTCCAGGAGATGAGCATGAAGCCAAGGATGTTGACGCTTTGTACAC AACTCCCAAGGAGCTGCATAAATGGATTAAGATCATGCTTGATGCCTACCATCTTAACAAAGAGGAGACTGACCTGATGGAAGCCAGGCGGATGAGTGATCCTGTGGTAATTCAGAGGCTTTTTATTCTCAAGGAAACAATCGAGGAAGAATACATGAAACGGCATTCGCAGACGGAAGAAGACCGAGAATCGAAAGAGTGA
- the LOC103712764 gene encoding uncharacterized protein At4g37920 isoform X2 has translation MPASWLSKHPSPNSCPLLSFTLSFLTHLLSSSSPSNPRSLLPVSVVVVVAVVEEEEPSRALAPFFFQRKKTPDCVASNTGIVNMEEAEAEVAEGYTMTQFCDKMIEYFMHEKPQTKDWRKLLVFRDDWKKYKESFFGRCQVRAETEEDPVMKQKLVGLARKMKKIDDEIEDHMELLKEIQESPLDINAVVARRRRDFTREFFHHLNVLSDSFDSLEDRDAMARLGAKCLSAVRAYDNALEQLETLDAAQSKFDDILNSPSLDEACEKIKSLAKAKELDSSLILLINRAWAAAKESTTMKNEVKEIMRHIYKETNRSLKSIAAPDIKLLKHLLNITDPEERFSALATAFSPGDEHEAKDVDALYTTPKELHKWIKIMLDAYHLNKEETDLMEARRMSDPVVIQRLFILKETIEEEYMKRHSQTEEDRESKE, from the exons ATGCCAGCATCCTGGCTCTCGAAGCACCCATCGCCAAACTCATGTCCTTTGCTCTCCTTCACCCTATCTTTTCTCACTCACCTCCTCTCCTCATCCTCTCCGTCAAACCCTCGTTCTCTACTCCCAGTATCAGTAGTAGTAGTTGTAGCAGTAGTAGAAGAGGAAGAACCCAGCAGAGCTCTcgctcctttcttcttccaa AGGAAAAAAACTCCAGATTGTGTGGCAAGCAATACTGGCATTGTCAATATGGAGGAAGCTGAAGCTGAAGTTGCGGAAGGATACACGATGACTCAATTCTGTGACAAAATGATTGAGTACTTCATGCATGAAAAACCCCAAacaaaggattggaggaagctCTTGGTGTTCAGAGATGATTGGAAGAAGTACAAAGAGAGCTTCTTTGGTCGGTGTCAAGTACGTGCAGAAACTGAGGAAGATCCAGTGATGAAACAAAAGCTGGTTGGTCTTGCCAGAAAAATGAAGAAG ATAGATGATGAAATAgaagatcatatggaacttctGAAAGAGATACAAGAGAGCCCGCTAGATATTAATGCTGTTGTTGCAAGAAGGCGGAGGGACTTCACTCGAGAATTTTTCCATCACCTTAATGTACTTTCAGACAGTTTTGACAGCCTGGAGGATCGAGATG CAATGGCTAGGCTTGGAGCTAAATGTTTGTCTGCAGTCCGTGCATATGACAATGCATTGGAGCAGCTAGAGACATTGGATGCTGCTCAGTCAAAGTTTGATGATATATTGAATTCCCCTTCATTAGATGAGGCATGTGAAAAGATAAAGAGCTTAGCTAAGGCAAAGGAACTTGATTCATCACTGATTCTTCTGATCAACAGAGCTTGGGCAGCAGCAAAAGAATCTACAACCATGAAAAACGAG GTTAAAGAAATAATGCGTCATATTTATAAAGAGACAAATAGAAGTCTTAAAAGCATTGCAGCACCAGACATAAAGCTTCTCAAGCACCTGTTGAACATCACAGATCCTGAAGAGCGATTTTCAGCGCTAGCTACTGCTTTCTCTCCAGGAGATGAGCATGAAGCCAAGGATGTTGACGCTTTGTACAC AACTCCCAAGGAGCTGCATAAATGGATTAAGATCATGCTTGATGCCTACCATCTTAACAAAGAGGAGACTGACCTGATGGAAGCCAGGCGGATGAGTGATCCTGTGGTAATTCAGAGGCTTTTTATTCTCAAGGAAACAATCGAGGAAGAATACATGAAACGGCATTCGCAGACGGAAGAAGACCGAGAATCGAAAGAGTGA